The following are encoded together in the Sphingomicrobium clamense genome:
- a CDS encoding succinate dehydrogenase assembly factor 2 has translation MDELRRALKFRAWHRGTKEADLLIGGFFDRHNAGWNEHELALFAALLTETDVDIMAWAIGTQDVPERYQGPMMEAMQKLDYIAHPE, from the coding sequence ATGGACGAATTGCGCCGCGCGCTGAAATTTCGCGCATGGCATCGCGGGACGAAGGAAGCCGACCTGCTGATCGGCGGGTTTTTCGATCGCCACAATGCGGGCTGGAACGAACATGAGCTGGCGCTGTTCGCGGCGCTGCTGACCGAAACCGACGTCGACATCATGGCCTGGGCGATCGGCACGCAGGACGTGCCCGAGCGCTATCAGGGGCCGATGATGGAGGCGATGCAGAAGCTGGATTATATCGCGCACCCCGAATGA
- the recG gene encoding ATP-dependent DNA helicase RecG produces the protein MRPEILQPLFAESSSLKGVGDKLAKGLARLKIERVLDFLFHLPTGMIERVRAPQASHALVGKIVILELVPYQVREGRGRAPTRILAADDDGNTVTLTFFNNPGWAKKQLPLDERRIASGKLDAFGQELQIVHPDVVSFEEAGKLPLREPVYPLTEGMSNKRLREFIGEALERAPELPEWIENSLKGRHGWKDWRGALAEIHSDPTADKARNRLAYDEIFANQLALLLIRQSSRRRRTRPLAGDGSVTGKLKLPYRLTGAQERVIGEILGDMAQDRPMLRLLQGDVGAGKTLVGLHAMLAAVESKAQAAMLAPTEILARQHYETLRQWCAPIGVEVAILTGRDKGRAREAVLMGLADGSIDILVGTHAIFQQGVAYKDLGLVIVDEQHRFGVSQRLLLTEKGKSPPHLLAMTATPIPRTLTLTQYGEMEVSQIDELPPGRQPIETLVVSEGKIADVVEGLGRHIEGGGQAYWVCPLVEESEASDAAAAEERARVLRERFGGRVGLVHGRMKGPEKDDVMTSFASGELSVLVATTVIEVGVDVPKATLMIIEGAERFGLAQLHQLRGRVGRGEGKSRCLLLRGPELSETARARLALMRETNDGFRIAEEDLKLRGPGEILGTRQSGEAAFRIATAKDVVALAPAAQSDAQLLLDRDGGLEGERGQAARTCLYLFERDAAVGLLKGG, from the coding sequence ATGCGGCCCGAGATTCTTCAGCCACTTTTTGCGGAAAGCTCGTCGCTCAAGGGGGTCGGCGACAAGCTCGCCAAGGGCCTGGCGCGGCTCAAGATCGAGCGTGTGCTCGACTTCCTCTTCCACCTGCCGACCGGCATGATCGAACGCGTCCGTGCCCCGCAAGCAAGCCACGCGCTGGTCGGCAAGATCGTGATTCTCGAGCTCGTGCCCTACCAGGTGCGCGAAGGCAGGGGCCGCGCCCCGACCCGCATCCTCGCCGCCGACGATGACGGCAATACGGTGACGCTGACCTTCTTCAACAATCCCGGCTGGGCGAAGAAGCAGTTGCCGCTCGACGAGCGCCGCATCGCTTCGGGCAAGCTCGACGCGTTCGGGCAGGAATTGCAGATCGTCCATCCCGACGTCGTGTCGTTCGAGGAAGCGGGCAAGCTCCCGCTGCGCGAGCCGGTCTATCCGCTCACCGAAGGGATGAGCAACAAGCGGCTGCGCGAATTCATCGGCGAGGCGCTGGAACGCGCGCCCGAGCTTCCCGAATGGATCGAGAATTCGCTCAAAGGCCGTCACGGGTGGAAAGACTGGCGCGGCGCGCTGGCCGAAATTCATTCAGACCCGACCGCAGACAAGGCGCGTAACCGTCTGGCTTATGACGAGATTTTTGCCAACCAGCTGGCGTTGCTCCTGATTCGGCAGTCAAGCCGGCGCCGGCGCACGCGTCCGCTCGCCGGCGACGGATCGGTGACGGGCAAGCTCAAGCTGCCCTACCGCCTGACGGGCGCGCAGGAGCGGGTGATCGGCGAAATCCTCGGCGATATGGCGCAGGATCGCCCCATGCTCCGCCTGCTCCAGGGCGATGTCGGCGCGGGCAAGACGCTGGTCGGCCTCCACGCCATGCTCGCCGCGGTCGAGAGCAAGGCGCAGGCGGCAATGCTCGCCCCGACCGAAATCCTCGCGCGCCAGCATTATGAAACGCTGCGCCAATGGTGCGCGCCGATCGGGGTCGAGGTCGCCATCCTCACCGGCCGCGACAAGGGCAGGGCAAGGGAAGCGGTATTGATGGGGCTCGCCGATGGCAGCATCGACATCCTCGTCGGCACCCACGCCATCTTCCAGCAGGGGGTGGCTTACAAGGATCTCGGCCTCGTCATCGTCGACGAACAGCATCGTTTCGGCGTCTCGCAGCGGCTGCTGCTGACCGAGAAGGGCAAGAGCCCGCCGCATCTCCTCGCGATGACCGCCACGCCGATCCCGCGCACCCTAACGCTCACCCAATATGGCGAGATGGAGGTCAGCCAGATCGACGAGCTTCCGCCGGGGCGCCAACCGATCGAGACGCTGGTGGTCTCCGAAGGCAAGATCGCCGACGTGGTCGAGGGACTGGGGCGGCATATCGAGGGCGGCGGACAGGCCTATTGGGTGTGTCCGCTGGTCGAGGAAAGCGAGGCCTCCGACGCAGCGGCAGCAGAGGAACGCGCGCGCGTCCTGCGGGAAAGATTTGGCGGAAGAGTGGGGCTGGTGCACGGCCGCATGAAGGGACCGGAGAAGGATGACGTCATGACGTCATTCGCGTCCGGAGAGCTTTCCGTGCTGGTCGCGACAACCGTGATCGAGGTCGGGGTCGATGTCCCCAAAGCGACGCTGATGATCATCGAAGGTGCCGAACGGTTCGGCCTTGCCCAGCTCCACCAGCTGCGCGGGCGCGTCGGGCGCGGGGAGGGCAAGAGCCGCTGTCTCCTGTTGCGTGGCCCCGAACTCAGCGAAACCGCCCGCGCGCGCCTGGCGCTGATGCGCGAGACCAATGACGGCTTCCGCATCGCCGAAGAAGACCTCAAGCTACGCGGTCCCGGCGAAATCCTCGGCACCCGCCAATCCGGCGAAGCCGCCTTCCGCATTGCGACTGCCAAGGACGTCGTGGCACTAGCTCCGGCGGCCCAAAGCGATGCGCAGCTTCTGCTCGACCGCGACGGCGGATTGGAGGGCGAACGCGGCCAAGCGGCGCGCACTTGCCTCTACCTCTTTGAACGGGACGCTGCAGTAGGGCTGCTTAAAGGGGGCTGA
- the tyrS gene encoding tyrosine--tRNA ligase — MTYDSSLLTILSERDYIHQMTDAEGLDALAAKDTITGYVGFDATAPSLHVGSLVQIMLLRRLQQAGHRPIVLMGGGTTKVGDPSGKDESRQLLTHEDIQANIASIRKVFERFLDFDGPNAAIMVDNDDWLSSLGYLDLLREVGPHFTVNRMLTFDSVKLRLDREQPLTFLEFNYMILQAYDFRELHGRHGCRLQLGGSDQWGNIVNGIELTRRMGAGEELFGVTTPLITTADGKKMGKTAAGAVWLNEDQLSPYDYWQFWRNTADADVVKFLKLFTDIDLEEIEKLSKLEGAEINQAKIALANATTAMLHGEDAAKAAEETARKTFEEGRSDDNLPSIASNGSISVLDALTGLGFCASNGEAKRKIKEGAVKLDDKPVSDPQLLIAVAGAPAKLSLGKKKHGLLLP, encoded by the coding sequence ATGACCTACGACAGCAGCCTGCTCACCATCCTTTCCGAGCGCGATTACATCCACCAGATGACCGATGCGGAAGGGCTCGACGCCCTCGCCGCGAAGGACACGATTACCGGCTATGTCGGCTTCGACGCGACCGCGCCGAGCCTGCACGTGGGATCGCTGGTGCAGATCATGCTGCTGCGCCGTCTCCAGCAGGCGGGGCACAGGCCGATCGTGCTGATGGGTGGCGGGACGACCAAGGTGGGCGATCCGTCGGGCAAGGACGAGAGCCGCCAGCTGCTCACCCACGAAGATATCCAGGCCAATATCGCCTCGATCCGCAAGGTGTTCGAGCGCTTTCTCGATTTCGACGGGCCGAACGCCGCGATCATGGTCGACAATGACGACTGGCTGTCGAGCCTCGGCTATCTCGACCTGCTGCGCGAGGTTGGGCCGCATTTCACGGTCAACCGCATGCTGACCTTCGACAGCGTCAAGCTGCGGCTCGATCGCGAGCAGCCGCTGACCTTCCTCGAATTCAACTACATGATCCTCCAGGCCTACGACTTCCGCGAGTTGCACGGGCGCCACGGGTGCCGCCTGCAGCTGGGCGGGTCGGACCAGTGGGGCAATATCGTCAACGGCATCGAACTCACCCGCCGCATGGGCGCGGGCGAGGAGTTGTTCGGGGTGACGACGCCGCTGATCACCACTGCGGACGGCAAGAAAATGGGCAAGACCGCCGCGGGCGCGGTGTGGCTCAATGAAGACCAGCTGAGCCCCTACGATTACTGGCAATTCTGGCGTAACACGGCCGATGCGGACGTGGTGAAGTTCTTGAAACTCTTTACCGACATCGACCTCGAAGAGATTGAAAAGCTTTCGAAACTCGAAGGCGCCGAGATCAACCAAGCGAAAATCGCGCTGGCCAATGCCACGACCGCGATGCTGCACGGCGAAGACGCCGCGAAGGCCGCCGAAGAAACCGCGCGCAAGACTTTCGAGGAAGGTCGGAGCGATGACAACCTCCCCAGCATCGCCTCGAACGGCTCGATCTCGGTCCTTGACGCGCTCACCGGTCTCGGATTCTGCGCCTCCAACGGCGAAGCCAAGCGCAAGATCAAGGAGGGCGCGGTGAAGCTCGACGACAAGCCTGTGAGCGACCCGCAGCTGCTGATCGCGGTGGCGGGGGCACCTGCGAAGCTGAGTTTGGGCAAGAAGAAGCACGGGCTGTTACTTCCTTAG
- a CDS encoding DOMON-like domain-containing protein — translation MKPVELYIHPSETKGAVKKVNAKIERTSPDHIRLTYTILDSDEDLAIPEGDGIRRDGLWLQTCLEFFLGRASEDSYREFNFSPGGDWAAYSFDRARQGKRQLLMPEDPKVAWRRDKKRWVLEADLMINDLPENGACNLTAVIGEKDGTKTHWAALHAPDAPDFHDPLCFSVPFPSLAKA, via the coding sequence ATGAAGCCAGTCGAACTCTATATCCACCCGAGCGAGACCAAGGGTGCGGTCAAGAAGGTCAACGCGAAGATCGAGCGCACGTCGCCCGACCATATCCGCCTGACCTACACCATCCTCGATAGCGACGAGGATCTTGCCATTCCCGAAGGCGATGGCATCCGGCGCGACGGATTGTGGCTCCAGACCTGCCTCGAATTCTTCCTCGGTCGCGCGAGCGAGGACAGCTATCGCGAGTTCAACTTCTCGCCCGGCGGCGACTGGGCAGCCTACAGCTTCGACCGCGCGCGGCAGGGCAAGCGCCAGCTGCTGATGCCCGAGGATCCCAAGGTCGCCTGGCGCCGCGACAAGAAGCGGTGGGTGCTCGAGGCCGACCTCATGATCAACGACCTGCCCGAAAATGGCGCGTGCAATCTCACCGCCGTGATCGGAGAGAAGGACGGGACCAAGACCCATTGGGCCGCGCTCCATGCGCCCGATGCGCCCGACTTTCACGATCCCCTTTGCTTCTCTGTGCCCTTTCCGTCATTGGCCAAGGCATGA